From a region of the Luteitalea sp. genome:
- a CDS encoding molybdenum cofactor biosynthesis protein gives MRPFTNIITLDEARTLTANAARPITRTERVPLIGAAGRVLAEEVHAAVDVPAFDRAMMDGYAVRAADTQSVTAAAPVSLQLVDTLFAGTPAARTLQPGECMEIATGAPIPTGADAVVMVEETERHEAAVLIRAAARGRQHIAPHGSDIRVRDLVLRAGETLSPARVGALAALGLAGLTVYTQPRVVIFSTGNEVVEPGKPSAVASVYDVNRFTLAALVSAHGGQPRPRPPVRDDFDALRSAFDEASDADLIVCSGGSSVGARDLLLDVLRERGEVLFHGIAVKPGKPTAFARVGETLVFGMPGNPTSCLTNGYVLLVPLLRAMARLAPWTPPTVRARLATRVSSPQDRHQFYPVRLDGEVAVPVFKGSGDITSLSQADGYFEIPAGAGAMEPGIEVLVRLF, from the coding sequence ATGCGGCCGTTCACCAACATCATCACGTTGGATGAGGCCCGGACGCTGACGGCGAACGCGGCAAGGCCCATCACACGAACCGAGCGCGTACCGCTCATCGGTGCGGCCGGGCGAGTCCTTGCCGAAGAGGTGCACGCTGCCGTCGACGTCCCGGCGTTCGACCGGGCAATGATGGACGGATACGCGGTCCGCGCCGCAGACACGCAGAGCGTGACGGCAGCGGCACCCGTCTCCCTGCAGCTCGTCGACACGCTCTTCGCTGGGACACCAGCAGCGCGTACGCTCCAGCCCGGCGAGTGCATGGAGATCGCCACCGGTGCGCCCATTCCGACTGGTGCGGATGCCGTGGTGATGGTCGAGGAAACCGAGCGGCACGAGGCTGCCGTTCTCATCCGGGCGGCGGCGCGCGGGCGCCAGCACATCGCACCGCACGGCTCGGACATCCGCGTCCGTGATCTCGTGCTGCGCGCCGGTGAGACACTCTCGCCGGCCCGCGTAGGAGCGTTGGCAGCGCTCGGCCTCGCAGGCCTCACGGTCTACACGCAGCCACGCGTCGTCATCTTCTCAACGGGAAACGAGGTGGTAGAACCTGGCAAGCCGTCGGCCGTAGCTAGCGTCTATGACGTGAATCGCTTCACGTTGGCTGCGCTGGTATCGGCGCACGGCGGGCAGCCTCGACCGCGCCCGCCTGTACGAGACGATTTCGATGCGCTCCGCAGCGCGTTCGACGAGGCGTCGGACGCCGACCTGATTGTCTGCTCGGGCGGGAGCTCCGTGGGCGCACGGGATCTTCTGCTGGACGTGCTGCGTGAGCGTGGAGAAGTGCTATTTCATGGCATTGCCGTGAAGCCAGGCAAGCCGACGGCCTTCGCGCGTGTTGGAGAGACGCTGGTCTTCGGCATGCCAGGCAATCCAACCTCCTGCCTGACCAACGGTTATGTGCTGCTGGTACCACTGCTTCGCGCCATGGCACGGCTGGCGCCATGGACGCCGCCGACCGTCCGCGCTCGTCTCGCGACACGGGTGAGCTCGCCCCAAGATCGCCATCAGTTCTATCCCGTGCGGCTCGACGGAGAGGTGGCGGTGCCGGTGTTCAAAGGCTCCGGCGACATCACGAGCCTGTCGCAGGCCGATGGGTACTTCGAGATTCCGGCGGGCGCGGGAGCGATGGAACCGGGGATCGAGGTCCTCGTCCGATTGTTCTAG
- a CDS encoding DUF86 domain-containing protein, with translation MLRAAVEREFEIIGEELAQLARIDGDAASQISEYQRIIAFRNILIHGYADVDDRLVWDIVETKLPTLRTEVEALLRQR, from the coding sequence ATGCTTCGAGCTGCGGTGGAGCGAGAGTTCGAGATTATCGGCGAGGAACTGGCTCAGTTGGCCCGCATCGATGGCGACGCCGCGTCGCAGATAAGCGAGTACCAGCGGATCATTGCCTTCCGCAACATTCTCATCCACGGCTACGCCGATGTCGACGATCGGCTTGTCTGGGACATCGTCGAGACAAAGCTCCCGACGCTGCGAACGGAAGTCGAGGCGCTGCTTAGGCAGCGCTGA
- a CDS encoding IS630 family transposase, giving the protein MPPGRPKVALMLTDDERVRLDSLAHRSRTAPQLARRARIILACAEGLDSTVVARRLRMSQTTVCKWRGRFVRERLDGLYDEPRPGTPRQISDEEIEQVIVRTLEETPRGETHWSSRGMAKVSGLGRTTIQQIWRVFGLQPHRSETFKLSTDPLLIEKVRDIVGLYMHPPTHAVVFCVDEKSQIQALDRTQPVLPMRPGQAERRTHDYRRHGTTTLFAALNVKTSELITQFHQRHRSIEFRQFLDAVDAAVPRHLDVHLIMDNYGTHKTPLIRHWFAKRPRFHVHFTPTYGSWLNLVERWFAELTNKQLRRGVHRSVAQLKAAIRAFITAHHARATPFVWTKSADEILASIARFAQRTLDFQAASLIARTTRSGH; this is encoded by the coding sequence ATGCCACCGGGACGCCCGAAGGTTGCGCTGATGCTGACGGACGACGAACGCGTGCGACTCGACTCGTTGGCCCATCGGTCTCGCACGGCGCCGCAGCTGGCGCGACGTGCGCGGATCATTCTCGCGTGCGCCGAGGGCCTGGACAGCACGGTCGTGGCACGACGGCTGCGGATGTCGCAGACCACCGTGTGCAAATGGCGCGGCCGGTTTGTGCGCGAGCGCCTGGACGGGTTGTACGACGAGCCGCGCCCGGGGACACCACGGCAGATCAGCGATGAGGAAATTGAGCAGGTGATCGTACGGACCCTGGAGGAGACGCCGCGCGGTGAGACGCACTGGAGCAGCCGCGGCATGGCAAAAGTGAGCGGGTTGGGGCGCACGACGATTCAACAGATCTGGCGCGTCTTTGGCCTGCAGCCGCATCGCAGCGAGACCTTTAAGCTGTCGACAGATCCGTTGCTCATCGAGAAGGTGCGGGACATCGTCGGCCTGTACATGCATCCGCCAACACATGCGGTCGTGTTCTGTGTCGACGAGAAATCGCAGATTCAAGCGTTGGATCGCACGCAACCCGTGTTGCCGATGCGCCCCGGGCAGGCCGAGCGTCGCACGCACGACTACCGACGGCATGGGACGACCACGTTGTTTGCGGCGCTCAACGTGAAGACCAGTGAGCTGATCACGCAGTTCCATCAACGGCATCGCTCGATCGAATTCCGGCAGTTCCTGGACGCGGTGGACGCCGCCGTGCCTCGGCACCTTGACGTGCATCTGATCATGGACAACTACGGGACGCATAAGACGCCGTTGATCCGACACTGGTTCGCGAAGCGCCCGCGCTTTCACGTCCACTTCACACCGACCTACGGGTCATGGCTGAACCTCGTGGAGCGTTGGTTCGCCGAGCTCACGAACAAACAACTGCGGCGAGGGGTCCACCGCAGCGTCGCGCAGCTCAAGGCGGCGATTCGGGCGTTCATCACCGCGCATCACGCCAGGGCGACCCCCTTTGTGTGGACCAAAAGCGCCGACGAGATCCTCGCCAGCATTGCGCGCTTCGCTCAACGCACACTCGACTTTCAGGCCGCGTCACTTATTGCGCGAACCACGCGGTCAGGACACTAG
- a CDS encoding molybdenum cofactor biosynthesis protein encodes MSHEQHRAAAPTSVGCAVLSISDSRTLETDTGGRLIVELLEANGHRIVDRGLVKDDPEEVINWIQWRRAMPEVQAIITTGGTGIGRRDNTHEAISRLFDKPLPGFGELFRMLSYQEIGSAAMLSRACAGVSQTRLLMALPGSPAAVRLAMDRLILPELGHLVREATR; translated from the coding sequence ATGAGCCATGAGCAGCATCGGGCTGCGGCGCCGACATCCGTCGGGTGCGCCGTCCTGAGCATCAGCGACAGCCGCACTCTCGAGACCGACACGGGTGGTCGGCTCATCGTGGAGCTGCTGGAAGCCAACGGACATCGAATCGTTGATCGCGGGCTCGTGAAGGACGACCCCGAGGAGGTCATCAACTGGATTCAGTGGCGGCGCGCCATGCCGGAGGTGCAAGCCATCATCACGACTGGTGGTACCGGAATCGGCCGGCGCGACAATACCCACGAGGCGATCTCACGCCTGTTCGACAAGCCGCTTCCCGGCTTCGGCGAGCTCTTTCGGATGCTGAGCTACCAGGAGATTGGCTCCGCGGCCATGCTGTCGCGCGCATGCGCAGGCGTCTCGCAAACACGTCTCCTCATGGCGCTACCGGGCTCACCGGCGGCTGTTCGCCTCGCAATGGATCGGCTCATCCTGCCCGAGCTCGGTCACCTGGTCCGCGAAGCTACACGTTGA
- a CDS encoding DUF3883 domain-containing protein — MDRPSDWFTPARFRRLADILPSIDGAAPGMPASDAARRVWRVCGGPLSEMPDHLALLVELDLIRLHNAAYFRTGGGNKLTKALRKGDTSGLAVALIHAGCFHDQARHLLERGTSDARQRLIVARREAIVGAPQLLSLLEVWSEVEVRPRVVIPPALVTELEAAWALLPPEPEISEWQRERKAVGDRAELYTVQFERARATDKNWIRWVARDADDLGWDVEDRSTDPVKRIEVKGSRDRREMFFLSENEWKKASEHGDNYILHFWGAIDLTRKVAVEYAALRAEGYPVEIQNPAKAIKDGAWIATSTRWRIERNSS; from the coding sequence GTGGACAGGCCGTCCGACTGGTTCACCCCGGCGAGGTTTCGGCGGCTTGCTGACATCCTCCCGTCGATCGACGGCGCGGCGCCTGGAATGCCCGCCTCTGATGCCGCGCGTCGCGTTTGGCGCGTGTGCGGCGGTCCGCTTTCCGAAATGCCGGACCACCTGGCCCTGCTCGTCGAGCTCGATCTGATCAGGCTGCACAACGCCGCGTATTTCCGGACGGGCGGCGGCAACAAGCTCACGAAGGCTCTTCGGAAAGGGGACACGAGCGGGCTTGCGGTCGCGCTCATTCATGCAGGGTGCTTTCACGACCAGGCGCGGCACTTGCTGGAGCGCGGCACGAGCGACGCACGACAGCGGTTGATTGTGGCGCGCCGCGAGGCCATCGTCGGTGCTCCGCAGCTCCTGTCGCTGCTCGAAGTCTGGAGCGAGGTCGAGGTTCGTCCGCGGGTCGTCATCCCCCCCGCCCTGGTCACCGAACTCGAAGCGGCCTGGGCACTGCTTCCGCCGGAGCCTGAGATTTCGGAATGGCAGCGCGAGCGCAAGGCCGTCGGAGACCGCGCCGAGCTATACACTGTGCAGTTCGAGCGGGCACGCGCAACTGACAAGAATTGGATTCGCTGGGTGGCGCGCGACGCCGACGATCTGGGTTGGGATGTCGAAGATCGCTCGACCGATCCCGTCAAGCGCATCGAGGTGAAGGGGAGCCGCGACCGGCGCGAGATGTTCTTCCTGTCCGAGAACGAGTGGAAGAAGGCCAGCGAGCACGGCGACAACTACATCCTCCATTTCTGGGGCGCGATCGACTTGACCCGCAAAGTCGCTGTGGAGTACGCCGCGCTCAGGGCCGAAGGCTACCCGGTGGAGATTCAGAACCCCGCGAAGGCAATCAAAGACGGAGCGTGGATCGCGACGTCGACGCGCTGGCGTATCGAGCGGAACAGTTCGTGA